A region from the Desulfomarina profundi genome encodes:
- a CDS encoding nitroreductase family protein, whose amino-acid sequence MFLELLKKRRSIRRYKEKPIEKEKIDILVEAALRSPSSRSLNPWKFVVVTDRALLEELATSKPHGGSFIKNAPLAIVVCGDPEKSDVWVEDCSIASIILHLQATDLGLGSCWIQIRKRNRDEGQAAEDHVKEILGLDNRLMVEAIIAIGYAQEEKEEHAYDSLPFDKVKFCQ is encoded by the coding sequence ATGTTTCTGGAATTATTAAAAAAACGTCGTAGTATTCGTCGATATAAAGAAAAACCGATTGAAAAGGAAAAAATTGACATACTTGTAGAAGCTGCTCTCCGATCACCATCCTCCAGAAGTCTCAATCCCTGGAAATTCGTGGTTGTGACAGACAGAGCCCTTTTGGAAGAGTTGGCCACATCCAAACCCCATGGGGGGAGTTTTATTAAAAATGCGCCCCTGGCAATTGTTGTATGTGGAGATCCGGAGAAAAGCGATGTCTGGGTGGAGGACTGTTCCATCGCCTCCATCATTCTCCATCTCCAGGCCACGGATCTGGGATTGGGAAGTTGCTGGATTCAGATTCGTAAACGAAACAGGGACGAGGGGCAGGCAGCGGAGGACCATGTGAAAGAGATCCTTGGCCTGGACAACCGGTTGATGGTTGAAGCGATCATTGCCATAGGCTATGCACAGGAAGAAAAAGAGGAACACGCATATGATTCTCTGCCTTTTGATAAGGTAAAGTTTTGTCAATAA
- the rsgA gene encoding ribosome small subunit-dependent GTPase A codes for MDDTNRNNRKKNACRQEGTLVAHLGVAVEVRFDATGEKKIIRVKRNSGHVVGDRVTVDSDLLIRQKRKSQLTRMDARGKKHCIGANLDAVCIVAACEPLPPPGFIDRAVIAARAAHLRPILLVNKCDLPNSKQYEKELKKTYAGPVSLFILSAITGTGVDRFTANLSGLRSIFVGPTGVGKSSLLNRICPAINLQTGALHESRKRGRHTTTVSTLHRLKGGGELIDSPGFIDFGLADIPVTDLAFHFPGFERSHDTPCQFRNCLHRSEPGCTITSLLDRGRISQERYKTYLSILHELESLENELRYREKNKRRKK; via the coding sequence ATGGATGACACAAACCGGAACAATAGAAAAAAAAATGCGTGCAGACAGGAAGGCACCCTCGTTGCCCATCTGGGTGTAGCGGTTGAGGTTCGCTTTGACGCCACGGGAGAAAAAAAGATAATCCGGGTAAAACGTAACTCCGGACATGTTGTCGGAGACAGGGTCACAGTGGACAGTGATCTGCTGATCCGGCAAAAAAGAAAATCCCAACTGACCCGTATGGATGCCAGGGGGAAAAAACACTGCATTGGCGCCAACCTGGATGCAGTCTGTATTGTTGCCGCCTGTGAACCGCTTCCCCCGCCTGGATTTATTGACAGAGCTGTTATTGCAGCCAGGGCAGCGCACCTCCGCCCCATTCTCCTGGTAAACAAATGCGATCTTCCCAACTCGAAACAATACGAGAAGGAATTAAAAAAAACTTACGCAGGCCCTGTTTCTCTTTTCATTCTCAGTGCCATCACGGGCACCGGCGTTGATCGGTTTACAGCAAACCTGAGTGGACTGCGATCCATATTTGTCGGGCCCACCGGTGTCGGCAAGAGTTCCCTGCTGAACAGGATCTGTCCTGCCATCAATCTCCAGACAGGAGCACTGCATGAAAGTCGCAAACGAGGTCGTCACACAACTACAGTTTCCACTCTTCACAGGTTAAAAGGAGGTGGAGAATTAATCGATTCTCCCGGGTTTATAGATTTCGGTCTGGCTGATATTCCGGTAACAGACCTGGCTTTCCACTTTCCTGGTTTTGAAAGAAGTCATGACACCCCATGCCAGTTCAGAAACTGCCTCCATCGTTCGGAACCGGGCTGCACCATAACCTCACTCCTGGATCGGGGCCGGATATCGCAAGAGCGATATAAAACCTACCTCTCCATTCTCCATGAACTTGAATCCCTGGAAAATGAACTGCGCTACAGGGAAAAAAACAAACGCCGGAAAAAATAG
- a CDS encoding ATP-dependent helicase: protein MELTAEQLKIVHHGEGHARVSAVAGSGKTTTMIGRIGHLLKNGVEAKKLLVLMFNRSARDSFVLSMEKQLKGCTSLPEIRTFHSLGYRLVASFVKRGALPSYTLVTEEYVFEKMAKQVAAQLYNRENGGHISGEDVEEFLAFIDQVKSTVEPAGKVFDQLRLPDRCRYFIEGFDFFEQVRKEREIRFYNDLIYEPLQVLRNDSQLVEWVENRVDHIIVDEYQDINEVQQQLLLLLAGRRAQVMVVGDVDQCIYEWRGARPDFIVNRFQRDFPEPVNYTLSRTFRFGHRLSLAANHLIHNNVLRDEKLCISSTTTPDTRLSYMEENGKHPILAVVNRWCEQGRSPDEIAVLVRMYAHSVPLELALLDAGIPYRLEGHGRVFDCGEIVALLGYLQLSLGLFGTQSEEKIFRTVAAMLSQPHLGVRQGELERLAWQIAQNPLAGADIIEAAVNDDMPSFIQKRFFITAENWRWVEKSFFDSRTDLVLRRIVEKIDLYSFYTKFSARNTTAENRIKTCEAFIEFAGEQGLVPGQFLIKIEELASSDGLADEKSLLITSIHRAKGLEWPLVVIPGLEDGSFPLLQDVSAGESLEDERRLFYVAMTRAVEEVVFIYPQDRLLRKAMRTGRDCSPGEQIQASRFLYEANLSFSDKLGGMVSRQGTGREIKVSPSGENSIAAKYLRAMNLSFSADTKKFDDPVVNFSDRKILQIDEISEGLTVWHEKFGIGTVTEVKDRKQGRLRVLFEDHGEMILLARYAGLRSG, encoded by the coding sequence ATGGAGCTGACCGCTGAACAGCTGAAGATCGTCCATCATGGTGAGGGGCATGCACGTGTAAGTGCGGTAGCCGGTTCAGGAAAAACAACTACCATGATTGGCCGCATAGGTCACCTGCTTAAGAATGGAGTGGAAGCGAAAAAACTGCTGGTGCTGATGTTCAACCGTTCAGCACGGGACAGTTTTGTTCTTTCCATGGAAAAGCAGTTGAAGGGGTGCACCTCTTTGCCTGAGATACGTACCTTTCACTCCCTCGGTTACAGGCTTGTGGCAAGTTTTGTCAAGCGTGGGGCCTTGCCGTCATATACCCTTGTGACCGAGGAGTATGTCTTCGAAAAAATGGCAAAACAGGTTGCAGCTCAGCTCTACAACCGGGAAAATGGCGGCCATATCTCCGGTGAAGATGTAGAAGAATTCCTCGCCTTTATTGATCAGGTCAAATCAACGGTGGAGCCTGCCGGAAAAGTTTTTGATCAGTTGCGCCTTCCCGATCGATGCCGCTATTTTATTGAAGGATTCGATTTTTTCGAGCAGGTAAGAAAGGAGAGGGAGATTCGTTTTTATAACGATCTGATTTATGAACCTCTGCAGGTATTGCGCAATGATTCTCAGCTGGTAGAGTGGGTGGAGAACAGGGTAGATCATATCATTGTCGATGAGTACCAGGATATAAACGAAGTGCAGCAGCAGCTTCTCCTGCTGCTTGCGGGCCGACGGGCACAGGTCATGGTTGTCGGTGATGTTGATCAGTGCATATACGAGTGGAGAGGGGCACGACCGGATTTTATTGTCAACCGGTTTCAGCGTGATTTTCCCGAACCGGTGAATTATACACTTTCCCGGACATTTCGTTTTGGTCATCGACTTTCCCTGGCCGCTAATCATCTTATCCATAATAACGTGCTGCGGGATGAAAAACTCTGTATTTCCTCCACCACTACCCCTGACACACGCCTGTCATATATGGAGGAGAACGGTAAGCATCCTATCCTGGCTGTAGTCAACCGGTGGTGTGAACAGGGAAGAAGTCCGGATGAAATTGCGGTGCTGGTTCGGATGTATGCTCACAGCGTTCCTCTGGAGCTGGCTCTGCTGGATGCCGGTATTCCCTACAGGCTTGAAGGGCATGGACGGGTCTTTGATTGTGGCGAAATAGTTGCCCTTCTCGGCTATCTGCAATTGTCTCTCGGACTTTTCGGAACACAGTCTGAAGAAAAAATATTCAGGACAGTTGCTGCCATGCTGTCCCAACCTCATCTCGGAGTGCGGCAGGGAGAGCTTGAGCGACTTGCCTGGCAGATAGCACAGAATCCGCTGGCTGGAGCAGATATTATTGAAGCGGCAGTGAATGATGATATGCCCTCCTTTATCCAGAAGCGTTTTTTTATTACCGCAGAAAACTGGAGGTGGGTGGAAAAGAGTTTTTTCGATTCCCGCACTGATCTCGTGTTACGCAGAATAGTTGAAAAAATTGATCTGTATTCCTTCTATACCAAATTTTCAGCGAGAAATACAACAGCTGAAAATCGTATAAAAACCTGTGAAGCATTTATCGAATTTGCGGGGGAACAGGGACTGGTACCTGGGCAGTTTTTAATAAAAATTGAAGAACTTGCTTCATCCGACGGGTTGGCTGACGAGAAGAGTTTGCTTATCACCTCCATTCACCGGGCGAAAGGGCTGGAGTGGCCACTGGTTGTTATTCCTGGGCTTGAAGACGGCAGTTTTCCCCTGTTACAGGATGTGTCTGCGGGGGAGAGTCTGGAGGATGAGAGGAGGCTGTTCTATGTGGCCATGACCAGGGCTGTGGAAGAAGTCGTTTTTATTTATCCCCAGGACAGGTTGTTGAGAAAAGCTATGAGAACAGGCAGGGATTGTTCTCCTGGCGAGCAAATACAGGCCAGTCGTTTCCTCTATGAGGCAAACTTGTCTTTTTCAGACAAGTTGGGTGGGATGGTCAGCCGCCAAGGAACCGGGAGAGAGATTAAGGTTTCGCCGAGCGGTGAAAACAGTATTGCCGCGAAGTATCTGCGGGCAATGAACCTTTCTTTTTCTGCAGACACGAAAAAATTTGATGATCCAGTGGTGAATTTCTCAGATAG
- a CDS encoding LysE family translocator, with protein sequence MEIHTFITCFTAVTLLTLTPGVDTILVIRNSGRGGWKDGAASSLGICSGLFVHATVSALGISSILLLTTWAFSLLKVMGATYLIWLGLTSLKELFRQQHHTGETTATTEKNNNYYKSFREGFFSNILNPKAIVFYMAFLPQFIDPSRPPLLQSLFIAGLHFIIGMIWLCTVSSMVDRAGTWLQTPQTNKILHGLSGSILILLGAKLLGENMNP encoded by the coding sequence ATGGAAATACACACTTTTATAACATGTTTTACAGCTGTAACTCTTCTTACACTCACCCCTGGAGTAGACACGATACTGGTCATCCGCAACAGCGGTCGGGGTGGCTGGAAGGACGGTGCGGCAAGCTCCCTCGGGATCTGCTCAGGACTCTTTGTTCACGCTACAGTTTCCGCACTCGGTATCTCCTCTATCCTGCTCCTTACAACATGGGCTTTCAGTCTGCTTAAAGTAATGGGCGCAACCTATCTTATCTGGCTCGGCCTTACAAGCCTGAAAGAACTTTTCAGACAACAGCATCACACGGGTGAAACCACCGCAACCACAGAAAAGAACAATAATTATTACAAATCGTTTCGGGAAGGTTTTTTTTCTAATATCCTCAACCCGAAGGCCATTGTCTTTTATATGGCCTTCCTGCCCCAGTTCATTGATCCCTCCCGCCCTCCCCTGCTCCAGTCCCTGTTTATCGCCGGTCTGCATTTTATCATAGGCATGATCTGGCTCTGTACGGTTTCCTCCATGGTAGACAGGGCAGGAACCTGGCTGCAGACACCTCAAACAAACAAAATATTACATGGACTCAGTGGGTCGATCCTGATCCTGCTCGGTGCAAAATTGCTGGGCGAAAACATGAATCCGTGA